From a region of the Rathayibacter sp. VKM Ac-2804 genome:
- a CDS encoding NAD(P)H-binding protein — MLIIGGTGKTGRRVVDRLTAKGVEVRVGSRSGTPPFDWNDRSTWAAAVEGQKAVYVTYYPDLAFPGVSELIGDFSRLAVAAGVERLVLLSGRGEEGALASEQALQEAGARWTIVRCNWFDQNFDESFFLEPVREGVIAIPAGDAVEPFVDAEDIADVVVAALTEDGHDGAVYELSGPRLLSFAEVAAELSRATGREIVYAPVTPEEYGAMLEREGLPQDFVELFTIILDGRNASVTDGVRRALGREPRDFTDYAREVAATGVWAPAPVTV; from the coding sequence ATGCTGATCATCGGTGGAACGGGCAAGACGGGTCGACGCGTGGTCGACCGGCTCACGGCGAAGGGCGTGGAGGTGCGGGTCGGCTCGCGCTCCGGCACCCCGCCGTTCGACTGGAACGACCGCTCGACCTGGGCCGCCGCGGTCGAGGGCCAGAAGGCCGTCTACGTCACCTACTACCCCGACCTCGCCTTCCCCGGCGTCTCGGAGCTCATCGGCGACTTCTCCCGGCTGGCCGTGGCCGCCGGGGTGGAGCGGCTGGTGCTGCTCTCCGGCCGCGGCGAGGAGGGAGCGCTCGCCAGCGAGCAGGCCCTGCAGGAGGCCGGCGCGCGCTGGACGATCGTGCGCTGCAACTGGTTCGACCAGAACTTCGACGAGAGCTTCTTCCTCGAGCCCGTCCGCGAGGGCGTCATCGCCATCCCGGCCGGCGACGCGGTCGAGCCGTTCGTCGACGCCGAGGACATCGCCGACGTGGTGGTCGCGGCGCTCACCGAGGACGGCCACGACGGCGCCGTCTACGAGCTGTCCGGCCCGCGTCTGCTCAGCTTCGCCGAGGTGGCGGCGGAGCTCAGCCGCGCGACCGGCCGCGAGATCGTCTACGCCCCGGTGACCCCGGAGGAGTACGGCGCGATGCTCGAGCGCGAGGGCCTGCCGCAGGACTTCGTCGAGCTCTTCACGATCATCCTCGACGGCCGCAACGCGAGCGTCACCGACGGCGTCCGCCGGGCGCTCGGCCGCGAGCCGCGCGACTTCACCGACTACGCGCGCGAGGTCGCGGCGACCGGCGTCTGGGCGCCCGCCCCCGTCACGGTCTGA
- a CDS encoding alpha/beta fold hydrolase, producing the protein MSGPSRRDSRAVAVRDQVDLAAPPATVWAALLAELGGGSRWWLPNNTFVPLAGRVDTPGAALRVEVRPKGRDGGGPVLAFTAVTRVAVAEVLLAMDFVDGCFRGGWRFELSPLADGGGTRLAVVFEAEPVGWVRALARVVDVGAEHSAGVARAFERLAAHLAEEPPVRVSGIVERVPLGGDGELRVLRYAPAVPSAATVVLLHGWASTPGAWAETAAGLARRGSLVLCPELRGHGGSSRLPLPDAAGLLAVLADDVLAAIDALAGEEPVVLAGHSGGGLVALTAAALRPASVAGLVLVSTAVEAPRLPGAERALVGGGLLGRVLRTGAGPELVLSRTMGPARPFEGRRAVAEDFATTRPEVRRVYFDASSGIDLRRRLAAVASRGTPIGVLSGLEDRTTTPDQARRTARAAGLPGPVLLAGRGHALPVEAPHAVLEAVLAVRDAVRAGARAADRVTAPAATRPAPVPIG; encoded by the coding sequence ATGAGCGGGCCCTCCCGCCGGGACAGCAGGGCCGTCGCGGTCCGCGACCAGGTCGACCTCGCCGCGCCGCCGGCGACGGTGTGGGCCGCGCTCCTGGCCGAGCTGGGCGGCGGGAGCCGCTGGTGGCTGCCGAACAACACCTTCGTGCCGCTCGCCGGCCGGGTCGACACGCCCGGCGCGGCGCTCCGGGTCGAGGTGCGGCCGAAGGGCCGCGACGGCGGCGGGCCGGTGCTCGCCTTCACCGCGGTCACGCGCGTCGCCGTGGCGGAGGTGCTGCTCGCGATGGACTTCGTCGACGGCTGCTTCCGCGGCGGCTGGCGCTTCGAGCTGTCGCCGCTGGCGGACGGCGGCGGCACCCGCCTGGCCGTCGTCTTCGAGGCGGAGCCGGTGGGCTGGGTCCGCGCCCTCGCCCGCGTGGTCGACGTGGGGGCCGAGCACTCGGCCGGCGTCGCCCGGGCCTTCGAGCGGCTCGCGGCGCACCTCGCCGAGGAGCCGCCGGTGCGCGTCTCCGGAATCGTCGAGCGCGTGCCGCTGGGCGGGGACGGGGAGCTCCGGGTGCTGCGCTACGCGCCGGCCGTGCCGAGCGCGGCCACGGTGGTGCTGCTGCACGGCTGGGCGAGCACCCCCGGTGCCTGGGCGGAGACGGCCGCGGGCCTCGCGCGCCGCGGGTCGCTCGTGCTCTGCCCGGAGCTGCGCGGCCACGGCGGCTCGTCCCGGCTGCCGCTGCCGGACGCCGCGGGGCTGCTGGCGGTGCTCGCCGACGACGTCCTCGCGGCGATCGACGCGCTCGCGGGCGAGGAGCCGGTCGTGCTGGCCGGGCACTCCGGCGGCGGACTGGTGGCGCTCACCGCCGCGGCGCTGCGGCCCGCGTCGGTCGCCGGACTGGTGCTGGTCTCGACCGCGGTCGAGGCGCCCCGGCTTCCCGGCGCCGAGCGGGCGCTGGTCGGCGGCGGGCTGCTCGGGCGCGTGCTGCGCACCGGGGCGGGCCCGGAGCTGGTGCTCTCGCGGACGATGGGGCCCGCCCGGCCGTTCGAGGGGAGGCGCGCGGTGGCGGAGGACTTCGCCACGACCCGGCCCGAGGTGCGGCGCGTGTACTTCGACGCGTCCAGCGGGATCGACCTGCGCCGGCGCCTCGCCGCCGTCGCATCGCGGGGCACGCCGATCGGCGTGCTCTCGGGGCTCGAGGACCGCACCACGACCCCCGACCAGGCGCGGCGCACCGCCCGGGCGGCCGGGCTGCCGGGGCCGGTGCTCCTGGCCGGCCGCGGGCACGCGCTGCCCGTGGAGGCGCCGCACGCCGTGCTCGAGGCGGTGCTCGCGGTCCGCGACGCCGTCCGTGCGGGCGCCCGTGCCGCCGACCGAGTCACCGCTCCTGCCGCCACGCGCCCGGCTCCGGTACCGATCGGCTGA